From Nycticebus coucang isolate mNycCou1 chromosome 6, mNycCou1.pri, whole genome shotgun sequence, the proteins below share one genomic window:
- the TREH gene encoding trehalase isoform X1, which produces MPGRTWELCLLLLLGLGSQEALPPPCESQIYCHGELLHQVQMARLYQDDKHFVDMPLSSAPDKVLQSFRELSQAYNHSIPKQQLQVFLKEHFQDVGQELQSWTPGDWKDSPQFLQKISDTKLRVWAGQLHQLWKKLGKKMKPEVLSHPEQFSLIYSDHPFIVPGGRFVEFYYWDSYWVMEGLLLSEMAETVKGMLQNFLDLVKTYGHVPNGGRVYYLQRSQPPLLTLMMARYLSHTNDTAFLQENIETLASELDFWTKNRSVSVNFGAKNYILNRYYVPYGGPRPESYSKDAELADTLPEGDQEALWAELKAGAESGWDFSSRWLIGGPNPNLLSSIRTSKLVPVDLNAFLCQAEELMSNFYARLGNDSQATKYRTLWAQRLATMNALLWDEEKGAWFDYDLENGKKNREFYPSNLAPLWAGCFSDPGIADKALKYLEDSQILTYQHGIPTSLQKTGQQWDLPNAWAPLQDLVIRGLAKSLSPRTQEVAFQLAQNWIRTNFDVYSQKSAMYEKYDISNGGKPGGGGEYEVQEGFGWTNGVVLMLLDRYGDRLTSGTQLAFLEPHCLVAALLLNFLFSLLPQ; this is translated from the exons CCAGATTTACTGCCATGGGGAGCTCCTGCACCAAGTTCAGATGGCCAGGCTCTACCAGGATGACAAGCACTTTGTGGACATGCCGCTGTCCTCAGCCCCAG ACAAAGTCCTGCAGAGCTTCAGGGAGCTGTCCCAGGCCTACAATCACAGCATCCCAAAGCAGCAGCTGCAGGTGTTTCTTAAAGAACATTTCCAGGATGTGGGGCAGGAGCTACAGTCCTGGACACCTGGAGACTGGAAAGACAG CCCCCAGTTCCTGCAGAAGATCTCGGATACCAAGCTGCGTGTCTGGGCAGGGCAGCTGCACCAGCTCTGGAAGAAGCTGGGGAAGAAG ATGAAGCCTGAGGTTCTCAGCCACCCTGAGCAGTTCTCACTGATCTACTCAGACCACCCCTTCATCGTGCCTGGCGGGCGCTTTGTCGAGTTCTACTACTG GGACTCCTACTGGGTAATGGAAGGCCTGCTCCTCTCTGAGATGGCTGAGACAGTGAAGGGCATGCTGCAGAACTTCCTGGACCTGGTGAAAAC CTATGGGCACGTCCCCAACGGCGGGCGTGTGTACTACCTGCAGCGGAGCCAGCCCCCCCTCCTGACCCTCATGATGGCTCGCTACCTAAGTCATACCAACGACACTGCCTTCCTACA GGAGAACATTGAAACCCTAGCCTCGGAATTGGACTTCTGGACTAAGAACAGGAGTGTCTCTGTGAACTTCGGGGCAAAGAACTACATCCTGAATCGCTATTATGTCCCTTATGGGGGACCCAG GCCGGAGTCCTACAGCAAAGACGCAGAGTTGGCAGACACTTTGCCAGAGG GGGACCAGGAGGCTCTGTGGGCTGAGCTCAAGGCTGGGGCAGAGTCTGGCTGGGACTTTTCTTCACGCTGGCTCATCGGGGGCCCTAACCCCAACTTGCTCAGCAGCATCCGGACAAGCAAACTGGTGCCTGTTGATCTGAATGCCTTCCTGTGCCAAGCAGAGGAGCTGATGAGCAACTTCTACGCCAGACTGG GAAATGACTCCCAGGCCACGAAGTACAGAACTCTGTGGGCACAGCGCTTGGCCACCATGAATGCCCTCCTATGGGATGAGGAGAAAGGTGCCTGGTTTGACTATGACCTTGAGAATGGGAAGAAAAACCGGGAGTTTTACCCATCCAACCTCGCTCCCCTCTGGGCCGGCTGCTTCTCTGACCCTGGCATCGCAGACAAGGCTCTGAAATACCTGGAg GACAGCCAGATCCTGACATACCAGCATGGGATCCCGACCTCTCTCCAGAAGACTGGGCAGCAGTGGGACCTCCCCAACGCCTGGGCCCCCCTACAAGACCTGGTCATCAGAG GTCTGGCCAAGTCGCTTTCACCTCGGACACAGGAAGTGGCTTTCCAGCTGGCCCAGAATTGGATCCGAACCAACTTTGATGTCTACTCCCAGAAGTCAGCCATGTATGAGAAG TATGACATCAGCAACGGTGGAAAGCCCGGTGGTGGAGGGGAGTATGAAGTTCAG GAGGGGTTTGGCTGGACCAATGGAGTGGTCCTGATGCTACTGGACCGCTATGGTGACCGGCTGACCTCAGGAACCCAGCTGGCTTTCCTGGAGCCCCACTGCCTGGTTGCTGCCCTTCTGCTAAATTTCCTGTTCAGCCTGCTGCCACAGTAA
- the TREH gene encoding trehalase isoform X2 — MPGRTWELCLLLLLGLGSQEALPPPCESQIYCHGELLHQVQMARLYQDDKHFVDMPLSSAPDKVLQSFRELSQAYNHSIPKQQLQVFLKEHFQDVGQELQSWTPGDWKDSPQFLQKISDTKLRVWAGQLHQLWKKLGKKMKPEVLSHPEQFSLIYSDHPFIVPGGRFVEFYYWDSYWVMEGLLLSEMAETVKGMLQNFLDLVKTYGHVPNGGRVYYLQRSQPPLLTLMMARYLSHTNDTAFLQENIETLASELDFWTKNRSVSVNFGAKNYILNRYYVPYGGPSIRTSKLVPVDLNAFLCQAEELMSNFYARLGNDSQATKYRTLWAQRLATMNALLWDEEKGAWFDYDLENGKKNREFYPSNLAPLWAGCFSDPGIADKALKYLEDSQILTYQHGIPTSLQKTGQQWDLPNAWAPLQDLVIRGLAKSLSPRTQEVAFQLAQNWIRTNFDVYSQKSAMYEKYDISNGGKPGGGGEYEVQEGFGWTNGVVLMLLDRYGDRLTSGTQLAFLEPHCLVAALLLNFLFSLLPQ, encoded by the exons CCAGATTTACTGCCATGGGGAGCTCCTGCACCAAGTTCAGATGGCCAGGCTCTACCAGGATGACAAGCACTTTGTGGACATGCCGCTGTCCTCAGCCCCAG ACAAAGTCCTGCAGAGCTTCAGGGAGCTGTCCCAGGCCTACAATCACAGCATCCCAAAGCAGCAGCTGCAGGTGTTTCTTAAAGAACATTTCCAGGATGTGGGGCAGGAGCTACAGTCCTGGACACCTGGAGACTGGAAAGACAG CCCCCAGTTCCTGCAGAAGATCTCGGATACCAAGCTGCGTGTCTGGGCAGGGCAGCTGCACCAGCTCTGGAAGAAGCTGGGGAAGAAG ATGAAGCCTGAGGTTCTCAGCCACCCTGAGCAGTTCTCACTGATCTACTCAGACCACCCCTTCATCGTGCCTGGCGGGCGCTTTGTCGAGTTCTACTACTG GGACTCCTACTGGGTAATGGAAGGCCTGCTCCTCTCTGAGATGGCTGAGACAGTGAAGGGCATGCTGCAGAACTTCCTGGACCTGGTGAAAAC CTATGGGCACGTCCCCAACGGCGGGCGTGTGTACTACCTGCAGCGGAGCCAGCCCCCCCTCCTGACCCTCATGATGGCTCGCTACCTAAGTCATACCAACGACACTGCCTTCCTACA GGAGAACATTGAAACCCTAGCCTCGGAATTGGACTTCTGGACTAAGAACAGGAGTGTCTCTGTGAACTTCGGGGCAAAGAACTACATCCTGAATCGCTATTATGTCCCTTATGGGGGACCCAG CATCCGGACAAGCAAACTGGTGCCTGTTGATCTGAATGCCTTCCTGTGCCAAGCAGAGGAGCTGATGAGCAACTTCTACGCCAGACTGG GAAATGACTCCCAGGCCACGAAGTACAGAACTCTGTGGGCACAGCGCTTGGCCACCATGAATGCCCTCCTATGGGATGAGGAGAAAGGTGCCTGGTTTGACTATGACCTTGAGAATGGGAAGAAAAACCGGGAGTTTTACCCATCCAACCTCGCTCCCCTCTGGGCCGGCTGCTTCTCTGACCCTGGCATCGCAGACAAGGCTCTGAAATACCTGGAg GACAGCCAGATCCTGACATACCAGCATGGGATCCCGACCTCTCTCCAGAAGACTGGGCAGCAGTGGGACCTCCCCAACGCCTGGGCCCCCCTACAAGACCTGGTCATCAGAG GTCTGGCCAAGTCGCTTTCACCTCGGACACAGGAAGTGGCTTTCCAGCTGGCCCAGAATTGGATCCGAACCAACTTTGATGTCTACTCCCAGAAGTCAGCCATGTATGAGAAG TATGACATCAGCAACGGTGGAAAGCCCGGTGGTGGAGGGGAGTATGAAGTTCAG GAGGGGTTTGGCTGGACCAATGGAGTGGTCCTGATGCTACTGGACCGCTATGGTGACCGGCTGACCTCAGGAACCCAGCTGGCTTTCCTGGAGCCCCACTGCCTGGTTGCTGCCCTTCTGCTAAATTTCCTGTTCAGCCTGCTGCCACAGTAA